One Solea solea chromosome 5, fSolSol10.1, whole genome shotgun sequence genomic window carries:
- the LOC131459752 gene encoding neuritin-like protein encodes MRRCQPGTAVKLLRVALCLGLVPACFGAAIPGSCGSIYKSFAQCLLTLGDSLVETQKDQSAQDIDAVCRSWNAFHVCANAALAGCPGDAAAVWESLRQESRKTQFSGNLYDMCASRTTLPPSTAPAPASPPTSDQTNQETLKGQTRKHSATFSTLLLPACITLLIVIRS; translated from the exons ATGAGGAGGTGTCAGCCGGGCACAGCGGTGAAGCTGCTGCGTGTCGCTCTCTGCCTCG GTCTGGTCCCAGCGTGTTTCGGAGCTGCTATTCCCGGTTCCTGCGGCTCCATCTACAAGAGTTTTGCTCAGTGTTTGCTGACACTCGGAGACAGTTTGGTGGAGACGCAGAAAGACCAGAGCGCGCAGGACATCGACGCAGTCTGCAG GTCCTGGAATGCCTTCCATGTCTGTGCAAACGCAGCTCTGGCCGGCTGTCCAGGAGACGCAGCCGCCGTCTGGGAGTCTCTGAGGCAAGAGTCCAGGAAGACGCAGTTCTCCGGGAACCTGTACGACATGTGCGCCAGCCGCACTACCCTTCCGCCCAGCACCGCGCCCGCACCCGCGAGCCCACCGACCTCCGACCAGACCAATCAGGAGACGCTGAAAGGGCAGACGCGCAAGCACAGCGCCACCTTCAGCACACTGCTGCTCCCTGCATGCATCACACTACTGATCGTGATCAGGAGTTAG